The window TTGTTAATTGTTCCGAAAACTGCTCATATAGGAGCATTATTGTCAATTGGGATTATGCTTGGTGCCATTGCATCTCATGTGTTTGTTATAGGGATAAATTACAATAATGACGGAGGTGTTCTGTTCAGTCTGGCGTTGGTAACATTGCTGTGTTCTGCCATTGTTTTAAGCAAGAATAAGAACAGGGTATTTTCTTTTCTGAAAAGACCTTAACTTAGTGGTTATGTTTAAGACGAGTACATTCTTAATAAAGATCAGTAATTCGGAATATTGGCCTATGTGGGTTCTTTACGTTCCTGTTTTTATCCAGCATTTCTGGTTGTCGCTGAAGGCTAAAAGCCTTTTTTTCTTTTTAAAGACCAATCCGGGCATAGACGGATTTATCTTAAGTGATTCGAAATTTAAAACCCTGCAATTGGTGCCTGATGATTATTTGCCTAAAACTATTTCCGTGCCAAAAGATTCAGTATATGATGACATAAGCAGGAAACTAAAAAATAAAGAAATAAGCTATCCGATAGTACTTAAGCCTGATATAGGCTACAGAGGTCTTTTGGTGTCCAAAATAGATGATGAAGCAGAATTAAGATTAAGGTTGGAAAAACTTCCTATCGATTATATTATTCAGGAGTATGTTGATTATCCCGTCGAGATAGGGGTGTTTTATTACCGGTTTCCAAATAGTAAAAAAGGAGTAATCCCATCTGTGACCCTGAAAGATTTTTTGAGTCTTACGGGTGACGGAAAAA of the Zhouia spongiae genome contains:
- a CDS encoding DoxX family protein, encoding MKKKNYYIERIAAFVAAIILLQTLYYKFTGHPDSIKLFTELGVEPYGRIGLGVVELMAALLLIVPKTAHIGALLSIGIMLGAIASHVFVIGINYNNDGGVLFSLALVTLLCSAIVLSKNKNRVFSFLKRP